In Epinephelus lanceolatus isolate andai-2023 chromosome 13, ASM4190304v1, whole genome shotgun sequence, the following are encoded in one genomic region:
- the lratd1 gene encoding protein LRATD1 produces MGNQLDRITHLNYSELPTGDPSGLEKDELRVGVAYFFSDEEEEVDDRTPSDCGFTKDHSPAEEGPFSVSEVEYSAFCSQECIFSKLRENEDLNVYSAKTLLTMCKPGDLLELVTTAQAPHWAIYEQDDQVIHLHKGEIRKDSLLEISSGRHGRIVNNRYRYRPLPPDLVMQNAAGHLGLSSEEICWTNSESFAAWCRFGKREFKAGGEAHSAEQQYFLKVHLSGSGVHTLVFRSLEDMIRERRRVDASGILKELSLVNGGKE; encoded by the coding sequence ATGGGAAATCAACTGGATCGGATCACCCACCTCAACTACAGCGAGCTGCCCACGGGGGATCCGTCCGGGCTGGAGAAGGACGAGCTTCGGGTCGGCGTCGCCTACTTCTTCTCtgacgaagaggaggaggtggacgACCGCACTCCGTCCGACTGCGGCTTCACCAAGGACCACAGCCCGGCCGAGGAGGGACCCTTCTCGGTCAGCGAGGTGGAGTACTCCGCCTTCTGCTCCCAGGAATGCATCTTCTCCAAGCTGCGGGAGAACGAGGACTTGAATGTGTACTCGGCCAAAACTTTGCTGACTATGTGCAAACCGGGGGACCTGCTGGAGCTGGTGACCACGGCGCAAGCCCCCCACTGGGCCATCTACGAGCAGGACGACCAGGTGATTCATCTGCACAAGGGCGAGATCCGCAAGGACAGCCTGCTTGAGATCAGCAGCGGCCGCCACGGGAGGATAGTGAACAATCGGTACCGGTACCGACCGCTTCCTCCTGACCTAGTGATGCAGAACGCAGCGGGACACCTGGGCCTGAGCAGCGAGGAGATATGCTGGACCAACTCGGAAAGTTTCGCAGCTTGGTGCCGCTTTGGGAAACGGGAGTTCAAAGCTGGGGGAGAGGCGCACTCGGCGGAGCAGCAGTATTTCCTCAAAGTGCATCTGTCCGGCAGCGGGGTGCACACTCTGGTCTTTCGCAGCCTGGAGGACATGATCCGGGAGAGGAGGCGAGTGGACGCCAGTGGAATTCTCAAAGAGCTGTCTTTGGTTAACGGGGGCAAGGAGTGA